In Aedes albopictus strain Foshan chromosome 3, AalbF5, whole genome shotgun sequence, the genomic window gcaaacttaaggcagatttaaagtggaagtgggcaattatagaatcaaattaagattatactggtataatcttggagcagtcgcataattgcccatttccactttaaatcaaccttaagtttgcatgtaaagtaatgattgcactaaatacaccgtatatctgcatgcaataaggcttcagcaccgtggttacttgggtaacgtagaagtgactcaagactacgcgcagcagttcgCAGtgtccctaccaacggaagagcagcttggcgcagctacacttgaagatggctggagggacatccgatccgccataggtagtacctcggctacagcactaggcttcgcgactccgaatcacagaaacgactggtacgacgacgaatgtgaacagttgaaaaacgaggagaatgcagcatgggcgagaatgctacaacaccgtacgagagcgaatgacaggcgtggaacaggcagaactcagtcttccggatgaagccagcaggaagaacgagatcgcgaagcgatggaagagctgtaccgcactaaaaacacacgaaagttctacgagaagctgaaccgctcgcgcagaggctttgtgccacaagccgacatgtgccgagataatcacgggaattgttaggatccatcgacaggaggtgaAAATCGGACGccgattcaacacacgccgactggaagacgctgcggtgaaaaggtctttcgtcgaggagctagagaaccgtgctgcgaatattccagaaggtggaagcgtggaagatcaatggagcgccatcgagaacgccttcatcgcaacCGGCGagtataatttgggtgagctacgcacccggagaaagcagtggatcacagctgatacctggaggaagatagaggagcgaaggaacgccaaagccgcgatagagtaaGCGAAAACACAagtagccaaagccgtagcccgtaagCGCTATTCGGttttcgagaaggaagtgaaacgctcatgtagacggacaaaagagcgtgggaggACTCCCCAGacaacgaaggcgagaaagtcgcaaacacaggcgacatccgtctcctctacgatgtctctcgtcgccttagtgggaccaaaatgaatgctacgatgcccgtgaaagacacgtctgaacagtaactgaccgacccggctgaccagttgaaacgctggttcgagcactttggaaacatttttcaagtgtcggtcacgccatcaacacctcagcatgatccgccaagtgttcgatgcattacccgtgtcaacaccgaagctccatcagtgcaggagatagaaacagccatccgtagcataaaatcgaacagagccccaggggtcgatcgcatatcagctgagatgctcaaagctgactccgaagtatccgcacaactactgcatcaactattccgcaacatatgggaaaccgcgacatttccggccgactggatgcaaggcgtcttagtaaaggtacccaaacagggtgactgtatgcgataattggcggggcatcatgggttctaccccgttaggccgaaagccgttaggccgaatgccgttaggccgaatgtcgttaggccgaatgccgttaggccgaaagggtcgttaggccgtaagggtcgttaggccgaaagggtcacTAGGTCAAATGGGTTGTAAGGTTTGCTTAGGCAACTGGATGGTAAgaaactgtttaatgtttgagagaaacggtcttcgaccttgaaattttggttggctttgaaTGGTTAGTTGAATAAACACACTAACAGTTTTTCGCGTTTTAAAGTCTAAATTATAGTTATACCGGAAACAAATTCAGATTTCCAGTACGAACATGATAAACAAGATTTAGTGCAACTGAATCGAGTTCtctaaaacttagaaagaacagcctatgtttgaaagaaagaaaaatcttcgatgaaaaatttgttagccgttatgcttatagtgagtataaaagtaatattacgaaaaaacaccctaggttcagaagaaggaaaatcTCTGTTGAAGGCTGTAATCCTCATAATGAGTAAAACATTTGACCTAGAAAGAGCAGCAGTAGACTACCGCCGTGAAACagaacagttaaactagaaagagtttagaagaagtaaaatttcagatgaaaaagttgatTGCTATAATACGAatatgagtaaaacagcctatgttccgaagaagaaggaactctgatgaaaaagttaatgacTGTaatctttataataaaaaaagaacagcctattttcaaaagaaggaaaaatttccggtGAATAATTTAATAGCTGTTATGTTCATAGTGAAGCTTCAAGAAAAGCCTATGCACAGAAGAAGgtaaaaatttaatgaaaaaattaatggctgtaatacttataatgagCAGAATAgttaactagaaagaacagcctattttcaaaagaaggaataaTCTCTGATGAAAACAAtaattgctgtaatgctcatagtgagtagaacactaaaactagagagaacagcctatgtttagaagtagaaaaatctccgatgaaagatttaaaagctgtaatgcttatagtgagtaaaactgttagactagaagaaaagcctatgtacagaagaaggaaatactcttaggaaaaagtttatggctgaaatacttataatgagtagaatagttaaattagaaagaacagcttattttcaaaagaagaaaaaatctccgatgaaatatTTAATTGCTGTAATTCTCATAGTGAGTTGAACATTAAaacacaaagaacagcctatgtttaaatgaaggacaaatccccgatgataaatttaatagctAAAATGCTATATTTATTCTTCACCACTTATCCTTACAGCTTTtttatccactagggcactacgtaagcgattccaattggcagctgatcttacactttgtacagcgcctaaatgtattctattttactacATTGAAGGCAACCATTTGCGCTGTTTTCTTGTATCCTGCTCATGCTAGAATGATAAGtacgatgatgttgatgcttttaggttaggtataatagcctttttgatttgtattacattcatttgcaagtagtATAATTATGTTGACAATATTACTGCattgaatatctttatcctgTCGATAGCTTTGGTTGTGCCCGTTCACCATAACACTTTGTTTCTAactaaaaataagctttttcgaGATGCTGTATTATAAATCTTTCTACTTAGCCTCCTTCATTGATATCCCCCACAGTTCCCCAATGATGTCGAgttttctcatgtttatttcgttttgtgcaatataaaacgatATAAGTCAGgacaacctattcggcctaatgactcattcggcctaacgactctttcggcctaacgaccctttcggcctaacggcattcggcctaatggccttcggcctaacggcattcggcctaacggctttcggcctaacggcctgctccctTTTGGAGCAAttaaatgaattccaagagtctctatacctggtgttcattggttacgagaaagctttcgaccgtctcaatcacggaaacatgtgggaagccctcaggcgcaagggtgtccctgagaaaatcatcggcctcattgaagcacagtacagagcattttcgtgcggaGTACTGCCGAACGGTgtattgtccgatcccatccgggtcattgctggagtgaggcaaggatataTACTatgaccgctactgttcctcttcgtaatcgatgagatccgggttggtgcgattgaccgtgaaccaaatcgtggattgctgtgggagcccattaccatggagcacctaaatgacttcgaattggttgatgacgttgctctcctagctcaacggtgctctgatatgcaaagcaagctcgatgatcttgccaacgctattaccatcaacgtcaacaagaccaaatcgttggatataaacacggtcaacccttccagctttacggtagatgggcaatcagtggagaatgttgaaagcttccaatatcttggtagacgaatggcggccgatggcggcaccaagatcgacataggtgcacggatcaagaaggcgagggctgcttttgcgagtttaagaaatgtatggctCAATGGCTGCAGgtgttcatcaatagatgcctatggtatataattcgtgcatggtggcctcacaattggatctccaacgtggagctccatcgtcgatgtcatcaaaagccgatagcgacagaaattcgggaacgaATGTGGAGGAGGGTcaaccacactctacgcaggggcggaaacgaaatctgcaaacaagcgttagactggaacccagcatgaTATCGTAGCAgagacagacccagaggctcatggtggcgcagcctcaataacgaaatcaagcaagtcgaaagaaatttgacctggccacaggtcaaggcgatggctggcaatcgcccaggatggtaatctttcaattcggccctctgcaccaccgtgggtgcccaggactgaaaagtAAGTTGAAAGCCCCACCACCAGAGGAACTGGTTACGACCCATTGGGCGGCCATGAGGTATGTCACCCCTCACCTGAGGCCATTGATAAATTAGACGGTAGGGGAGGGCAATGAACGAGGAATGAGTTCATGAACCTCAAGGCGATTGTCGACTCGGTAACCGTTCACTTTCCCAGAGATCGTCGACCAAGACAGCTGAAAGTTAAAAGTAAAGCAAGAGTTAGATAGACAGATAGGGTatgtgtgtgccatcagtaatctcacgctcccatattcatcctattcgaaaacaagcgattactgtACCAATTGATTCcgttacaaaaataagaaacaaaacaaacagcgctccaatcatttgttttggtaggatgaaattgggagccacatgcttagtaCCCTAACTGACAACACTAACGACAATGACACCTAATAGGAAACTTCAACGCGCAGAACTTGCATACAATATTGAAACAGATTTCTGACTAGAATTAAATGAGAATTACAATGTGACGAAGAGAATAGTGAACCGCCATACATAACTTCCTAGTTTTTTCCTGATAAAAAATAGTTAGTAGtgcctaaatgtttttttttttatctgtattaacgagatttttagccctaggctggttcatctcgggacccacgctttacttcccttccgaaggaagaactcacattttgcaagtttgtcgggagtgggattcgatcccagatcctcggcgtgatggtcaagtgttctaaccattacaccaggtccaaAATTTGACTACATTTTATGTGCATTTCGTGTGGTGGCGAAGAACGATTTTTCTGTAAGTTTTGTCTGCTCCTTCGTATTTTTTCCTGTTTAATATGTGATTCATTCGTCCAAATTTTaaatagaacccttgagaaaCATGACACAGATCAATGAAACGTCGGTCATAGAAAATATGTGTCATTTTGATTGCACACCGAAGGCAGTAAGGCCGAAAAAAATCAGGTTCAAGAACTAACAGTTGATGGCTTTCACTAAAGTTCGGATCATATTGGGAACACGTTGATGCTTTTTGTTTTTAGTaggtactagctgacccggcaaactttgtattgccccaTTTTAATTGTGAATCTTTCACTACGACACTTTAAATTGGTTTAGTTCTGATATCTTCTGTTCCggaagaatctttagtggaactcctgaaggtgtTCCTGTTAAACTCCTCGAAGAGTTGCtggtaaatcctggtggaattactggaggaatctcttgaaccaatttctggagaaatctctggagaaatccttggagggattcccgaattcttggaataatttgtgTTTAAACTGCGGGAGgatgatttccttgagaaattcctggataaattgccattgtaatttctgaacaaattattGGATTAATTACTGCaataattcctgaggtaattttcGCAGtagttcctggggtaattcctggtggaattttaaaggtattcctggaggagtcccagaatcaaatcctgaagaaatgcctggaggaatgcctatgaaaattcctgggggaactcctggaggaatgcctggagatatgcctgtgcgaatttctggagggatatctagagaaattccatgagaaatcttcagaggaacttctggaggaatttctcgatgattttcttgaagaacCGCTGGTTAACTTTCAggtacaatccctggaggaatcctttaaagaatttctggagaaattcctcgaggagacccttatggaatttcaacaggaatttaaGGAGGTATTTAtagaaaatacctggaggaatccttgagaaacctccagaggaactccttgaggaatctctgcagaaataccattaggtaattccagaggaatttctggatgaattcctgaaaatattcttggtggaatatctggatgaattattgaataaatcatcggagaaattcctgaaggaatctctggaagaatctttagagcatggtttcccaaactgtgggtcgcgacccctcaGGGGGGACGCCGGCCTTCAtacagggggtcgcgagggacagtaaaatattttgcagtaacagacaacaaatgagggaatttctatgagggggcgcgaaaactacgtctactGGCAAAAAGGGGTCGTACGATCTGAAAGTTTGGGTACCTATGCTTTAAAGGAttccctaaaggattttttttttttttaagaggttttaccgcaatgcggcatttgcctctacaaaggaatttctggtaaatgcctggaccaattcctgaaggatttcccggaggaaattctggtgggattcctggagggaccccttgaaccaattcctggagaaatctctggagaaatctttggaggcataccttgaataaaaatttatggaaaaaatcctcaagaaaacctggatgaattcccggaggaatccctggaaaaacttctggaggaatcattgaagaaattcttgaaacaatttcaaaaaggaatccctggaggattttctggatcaattcctggattaattcgtgaggtaattcctggaggtattcttgtttggcaatcctggaggaaatgcctggatgaattcctgaggaaaattctgcaggaattcctgagttaacatctgcaggaattcctggggtaattcctggtagaattcttaaaggtattcccggaggagtcccagaatcctgaaggaatgcctggatgaattcccggagaaatccctggatgaatgcctggaggtatttctaaaagagtttctggaggaattcctaaaaaaaatcgtggaggaattcaaagagcaatccctagaggaactcctgaaggaatgcctggaggagctcctgatggaattccagtagacatatttgagagaacttctggagaaatctctagaattccttgagctatcttctaaggaaatccctagagaaattgctggtggattttattgaagaatcactggagaatttccaggaagaatccctggaggaattcttgaacaaatccctgaaataattcctggaggagttcctggatgaacccctggtggaatctctagaggaattgctcgaggtatatctagaggaataccaggaggaatttttagaggaatctctagcgaactttatagagaaattcttgaacgaatccctgtaggattttttagacgaatctctgaaggaatccacagaggaatcctggaacaactcctgaaggaatttctggaggaatcccaagaagagtatTTGGAGTTattcttaaaataatcccggaattaaGAACCGAAAAAAGGTGATTTGAATTTGTTGCTGTCACGGTATATCTTTCGAataatttttcaggttcaaaagtattaTTATCACGAAATTTAACCTTTAGAAACATTGTGTGGAGCACAGAGATAGGGATCCCTGTCCAAATGGCCACTTTATTTATTTAACAAAACTATTTTCATATAAACTTATAAACTTCCGTTAGCAATTTGAGCATAGTTTTTTTCCGATTGAATATTACTTTTAAAACAAATTATAACGGATAAAAAATTGATTGTTAAACTctatttcaattaaaattttcTGTAATATATCCCTTTTTTAAGATTTAGATATGAGAAACTTACTTGATGTTAGGTAaacattttgattaatttttgatATCCATCTCACTGCGTGCGGTGGGGGAAATATTGAGCGGAAGGGGTTTTGACGTTCATTAGGAAGAAATTGAAGCAATTGCATGCATGGCACCTACATATTTCGATCCCCAACAATCTTCAATGTCCCAGCAGCTCGTAAAGGTAGATATGACCGTCTGGAGGAAAAAAAcggtgggcttcgtggtcgtgcggctacaGGTGTCAATCATCTGTACATGCGCGTAACTCTGCTAACGTCGGATTgtgttttttattcaaatttgaatGGTTACGTAGGTACATGTAGTGTCGACGAATTAATTAACTGACCGGTAATCAACCTAGGCGGTTCCGAGGTCaataaaatagtttcaaaattgaaatacttttgaaatgtttattgCACACTActttcccggcaaacgtcgtactgcctgcctactgtgttttttgacatacagctctatAAGGGCGTCCctggcgaagtcatctgtatgggagccccccgttccatagaccggagaggtctcacaccaagctacccaagcaaccaaaagttcggataccacttgaggaacgaactcagaagtttaagttcggttcaattcaagtttcgttgaacttaaatctccaaaaagttccttatatattagttatgaacttggaagtacatgtacaagcttttgacatctcttcaaaacgacattaaagtcgaaaaatggttcagaaagaacttatgttgaactttaaaaccgagttcaatcaaatattaaccgaactcatgttgaaccttttcgtgcctttaaaactcaaatatagttcatttgggcaTATTACAACAACTTtaaatgttccgttccgaacttgtttcggacttgttttgaacttacaacTCAAAGTACGGATAaacattaaccgtaccaaaagtgaacttcatttgaacttcggcgacagcggggccggggagaagttctcattcaattaaatcactcggaaatcgagcgcagcagccacagtttgtgttaatttcacaagtacaatttgtttcactataatatttcaacggacttacttgtaatcaacccaaagcacccgtattgtgtggctcaaaggctgcccccgcagcggaaaactgttctgcCTAGGATTCCGCCGGCGTTTTTTCGGCTGCGGATAAAAGTCCTCCAGCTTTGCTGGGTGTTTCAACCCACTTTTTGCACCAGcgtgccggtaatcgacgcgatcgttgtcactgaaaacttataaacttttctgaataattggcactggcactaatttattgctttgcacttgattcaattacgaaccaaaacaaactgaaaatgtcaaactaagtaagttcacaagaagttccacgtaaacttctttcgaaccttcggcttgaggttcagagaaagttcactcgcgaacctgattgagctctactaaatgatatcagcatattgagtaaaatcccgcagtgcctaacaacacatacatggagtagtggttaggcgccggctttcaacgaggagaacccgagttcaattctcagtaagtaaaaaacattaaaaattatttcaaggtattagtcaatttggattacacatgtactaatgtctcatactaataaattacttttgaggactaatttatttttttttaattttttcgaagcttatttttaagctgaatagcgttcctttcagcgacacaagtgtactttttgtgaactgaagttcggttaattacttaaaaagtgagctgaatagaatgctattcatcttccttcgaatagctgattaagcccaaacatgctattttatccgaacttttggttgcttgggtaagaaccttccccggcctccaaaatacccacacacaaaatttcacaccgatcggttcagtagtttccgaatgcatagcggtcagacagacagacagacgtgcagacagacagacagacagacagacagaccgacagacagacagaccgacagacagacagacggaaatccatttttatatatacagtaatgttccgattttatcacggcctccgcgcatcagtccttcatttttcattcatttgacattacatttgagagcaagtattTCCACTCTTCtttaagatgaatgttgaaggcgtgttttgcaacgttaaaaatattgaaaactagctgtcccggcaaacgtcgtactgcctgcctactgtgatttttgacatgcagctccgtaGAGACGTCCCctgcaaagtcatctgtatgggagccccccgttctagAGACCGGAGAAGTcgcacaccaagctaagaaccttccccggcctcaaacatacccacatacaaaatttcacaccgatcggttcagtagtttccgaatgcatagcggtcagacagacagacagacagacagacagacagacagacagaaattcatttttatatatatatagatgtttaTAGATTTTGTAGtatatttaaaagattttttaaaaataggcgtgataaaatcggaacaatactgtatagatagatagatagatagatatagattttattttcgtttatttttgaacACACAAATTGATCGTATTGTTAAACGGAAAAGTATGATTTAAAACTTTTGAAGCCAGATTGTTTCGCCGCTGCTGCTATAACCTCGCTGATTTCAAACACGTTGTTATACTCGATTTCATCGCCGGAGTCATATATGACTCTTCCAGCTCCAAAGGGTTGAGGTACCTATGATCAAGTGAAAATAAATTCAAATGTGCAGCAAAAAACCCAATATAATTTCTTCTAATATTTACCAGTTTACTGGTCATTTGCCAACGAGTCATAAATTCGCCACTCCTTGATGTCATCCAAAATGCGCTGCCCCTTACTCCACTTGTCGTACAGCCTATGGAACAAAACTCCGTCGAAAGGAGGATCATTGCGGAAGCTGTTCGCCTCCTCCAAGCTGACCAAGCAAACAGCCTTGGCCACGAGTGCGTAAATCTTCTGGAACAGGAAAACCAGCACGAATGGGTGAATGCTGACCGTTTCTGGATAAACAACGGCCCGGATATCGTACGTATTGTAGGTCACATCATGGGCCACCTGCAAAAATGCATCAGCTTCGAAGAGTTCAATGGCCCGCTGCTCCAGCAAGAAGTACACGGTGAGCACAGTCATGCGTAGCTTCCGCGGAACTTGTCGCAATTGTTCGGGTTCGAGAGTATCCGATGCAATCCACGCCAACAGTTGGAATTTGATCTTGCGCAGAGTTTTACGCATAAACGGTTCCTTGGACATCAGTACGGGCAAACTCGGTACATCCATGCAACGTGGATATTGTACTGGTACACTGTGTTCCCGGTGAGGACTTTGATGACTCATTTTAATGATGACCGGGCAGTGAGTTGGTCGTTGCGGCTTGCGATGAAACAGGATAATTGCGGCCATACGCTGGATTAGCGTAACCTGAAGCGTTGAATAGTGGTGTCCTATGTCGTTCCGACGCATGTCCACTGTCCCTATGGAAACGTCCAGTGGCGTACCTTGCCAAATTTGATACAAGAATGGGGTATCTTGTTCGAGGAGCACTTTTATGGTGGGATCATTTGTCGGGTTCACGTTCTGCGGGCGAATATTCTGAAAACAAATGATCcaattagcttagcttagcttagactgactgtgcATGTCAACtggtatgaattgcactgagatccaactgaataatggACGGGGGCAActataggtggtgctagttgtcaagtaaataaCTTCAATATCTCTGAATCTAAAGCTGATAAAAATGTGTAGTCTTCGGAAAAAAACATCCAGAACAAACTGGTGATTTATCAGTTCACCGTAagatggcgctagttgtcaagtaaagttatAATCTTCAATATATCtgaatccaaagcagatagaaaactGTCGTCTTCGGCATAAATGCTCGGAACGGCACGAACAATCTGGTATTCCATCATTTAGCTGttaatttcaccgctaggtggctgctagttgtcaagtaaagttttaaaCTTCAACATCTCaggaccagtgctgaaaatttcatttcgtcatacctaaattcaatcacatacagctcattttagaagctgaacctgagaatatgatatatgaaaaacttgtgcggctagaccagttctgcaagaaagtcacggaaaaccgctatGTTTTTgagtatttaaggtaaatgtcacggactacatatgaaaaatgccaaatgatattcaccgtgaatatcatttgcatttttcgaaagaagtccgtgacatttaccttaaatattcgaaaaatgtcgttttttccgtgacttttttgcaGAGCTGGTTTGGCCACTCAAGTTTTTCATAtgtcatattctcaggttcagcttctgaaatgagctgtaggtggttgaatttagttatgacgaaatgaatttttcagcactgctcagcACCCAAAGCAAATATAAAACGGTCGTCTGTGATAAAGTTGTTCAGAAGCACaggagcaatctggtgatttaaAATTAGTTGGTGAATTTgcctctaggtggcgctagttgtcttNNNNNNNNNNNNNNNNNNNNNNNNNNNNNNNNNNNNNNNNNNNNNNNNNNNNNNNNNNNNNNNNNNNNNNNNNNNNNNNNNNNNNNNNNNNNNNNNNNNNNNNNNNNNNNNNNNNNNNNNNNNNNNNNNNNNNNNNNNNNNNNNNNNNNNNNNNNNNNNNNNNNNNNNNNNNNNNN contains:
- the LOC115262033 gene encoding uncharacterized protein LOC115262033; the protein is MRRNDIGHHYSTLQVTLIQRMAAIILFHRKPQRPTHCPVIIKMSHQSPHREHSVPVQYPRCMDVPSLPVLMSKEPFMRKTLRKIKFQLLAWIASDTLEPEQLRQVPRKLRMTVLTVYFLLEQRAIELFEADAFLQVAHDVTYNTYDIRAVVYPETVSIHPFVLVFLFQKIYALVAKAVCLVSLEEANSFRNDPPFDGVLFHRLYDKWSKGQRILDDIKEWRIYDSLANDQ